The following proteins are encoded in a genomic region of Glycine max cultivar Williams 82 chromosome 18, Glycine_max_v4.0, whole genome shotgun sequence:
- the LOC100776864 gene encoding uncharacterized protein At2g37660, chloroplastic: protein MAESEKSTVLVTGAGGRTGQIVYKKLKERPNQYVARGLVRTDESKQNIGAADDVFVGDIRHAESIVPAIQGIDALIILTSAVPQIKPGFDPTKGQRPEFYFDDGAYPEQVDWIGQKNQIDAAKAAGVKHIVLVGSMGGTDLNHPLNSLGNGNILVWKRKAEQYLADSGIPYTIIRAGGLQDKDGGLRELLVGKDDELLQTETRTITRSDVAEVCIQALNYEEAKFKAFDLASKPEGAGSATKDLKALFSQITTRF from the exons ATGGCGGAGTCTGAGAAGAGTACTGTGCTTGTTACGGGAGCCGGTGGTCGCACAG GACAAAtagtttacaaaaaattaaaagagaggCCAAACCAATATGTGGCTAGAGGTCTGGTTAGAACAGATGAAAGCAAACAGAACATTGGTGCTGCAGATGACGTTTTTGTTGGGGATATAAGACATGCTGAAAGTATTGTTCCTGCAATTCAAGGTATAGATGCTCTCATAATCCTCACAAGTGCTGTTCCACAGATAAAACCTGGGTTTGATCCTACCAAAGGACAAAGACCAGAGTTCTATTTTGATGATGGTGCATATCCTGAGCAG GTTGACTGGATTGGGCAGAAAAATCAAATAGATGCCG CTAAGGCTGCTGGAGTGAAGCACATTGTGTTAGTAGGGTCTATGGGTGGAACAGATCTTAACCATCCTTTGAACAGCTTGGGTAATGGGAATATACTG GTTTGGAAAAGGAAGGCTGAGCAATATCTGGCTGATTCCGGCATCCCATATACAATTATAAG GGCTGGTGGCTTGCAAGACAAAGATGGAGGTCTTCGGGAACTACTTGTAGGGAAGGATGATGAGCTTCTCCAGACTGAAACCAGAACCATAACTAGATCTGATGTTGCAGAAGTCTGCATTCAg GCACTAAATTATGAGGAGGCTAAATTCAAGGCATTTGACTTGGCGTCAAAACCAGAGGGAGCTGGTTCAGCAACAAAGGACTTGAAGGCTTTATTTTCCCAGATCACCACTCGCTTTTGA